One Catenulispora sp. EB89 genomic window, ATGTCGGGGAGCGCGAGCGGGTTGACGCAGCCGATCCGGTGGGCGTCGGCGTAGCCGGAGGCGACGACGAGGGCGTCGGGGCGGTGGTCCTTCACCGCTCGCACGACGCCTCGCATGACGGTGATCGCCTGGTCGGGCGTGGTGCAGCCGTAGAGGCCGACCTTGATGTAGGTGGCGCCGGAGACGGCCGCGCCGAGGGCCGCCTGGGCGACCGTGCCGGGCTTGTAGGGGACGTCCCCGACGGTCGCCGACACCGGCTTGTCCGCCGGGACGGCGTCGCGGATCTCCCTGATCACCCACGGGTAGTTCGCACCGAGCGAGCCCTCGTCCGGCTTCTTGACGTCGACGATGTCGAGGAACCGGGCCGCCTTCGCGCAGTCGCGGGCCTCTTCGACGTCGGCCGGGGATATGAGCAGCAGCAACGCGCTCTCCTTTCGGTGTGGTGCTGGGTGGTGCGGGTGGTGCTGTGTCGTGCCAGTGCTGTGCTGTGCTGTGTCGTGCGCGTGCGGTGCTCAGCGTTGCTGCGCGGGGATCAGGTGGTTGCCGCGGGTGTCGCCGTTGTCCGGCTCGTAGAACTCCACGATCGCCGCCCGCCACACCTCCACCTCGATCAGGTCCTGCGCGTCGGGCTCGAAGGAGTCGAAGAGCGCGTGCAGGTTCTCGTGCCCGAAGCCGATCGCCTTCATCAGCGCCTCGAAGACGGGACGCTCGATGAGCCCGTCGCCGTCCGGGTCGCCGAGCGCGGACAGGGCCTCGGCGAACTGCTCGACGGCCGCCCCGAAGCGCTCCGGGCTCAGCACGAAGGACCGGAACTCCTCGACGCTGATCCGCCCGTCACCGTTCGCGTCGAGCTCGGCGGCCATGGTGCTCCAGTAGCGGGCGAAGGCGGCCCGGATCCCGTCCTTCGCGTCCTCGCCGGACCCGGTCGCGGCGGCGACCACGCGGTTCGTCATGAGCTCGATGTCGGCGGCCTCGATGAATCCGTTGCCGTCCGTGTCGAAGAGGTCGAAGACATGCTCGACCCGCGCGGCGGCCTGGGGGTGGTGGTCCATGGCGGTTCCGGCCTCTCGTGAGCGGTGACCTGCTTGTCCGATTGTCGTCTCAGGGAACTGATTCGTCCCGCCCGGCGGCCCGAATTCACCCGATCAGTGGACGTCACACCGGCGCGCCACGGCGCACGTGGGCCGGCGCGCGCTCCTTGGCGCGCGGGCGGGCGCCGGGAGCCGGGAACGGCTCGCCCCGGCGCCGCGCGTACCGTGCAGCTGTCGTTGCTCCCGCGTATGCAGACCCGCTCGCGGCTCTACGAGCTGTTGGACTACGCGGTGTACTCGACGTTCGATTCAGCGGTCTTCGACTTCGCCCTGCCGCCGGGGCCTGACAGGCGTCATGGCTGGTCGGACCGGGGCAGTTCGATCAGCAGCGGCGGCAGGGGAGTGCGCGGCGGTACCGGTCGCAGCCAGGAGGCGGAGGTCGGCCCCCAACCGGTGTTGATGTCGAAGGAGACCGTACGCTGGCCCTCCTGCGGCAGCACGATCAGGGCGGCCGGCGCCGGGATCGCGTCGACCATCGTGCCCGGTTCGAGCAGCATCGGCGTGAAGGTCAAGAGGATCTTGTCGGCGGGGGTCAGCATGTTCACGATGTGGCCGTGCTGCGGCAGCGCGCACAGCGGGCCGGCCTGGTTCTCGACCGACTGCGACACGCCGGCGGTGTACGTCTGGGTGGCCGTGCTCTCGATCTGGAACGGCGCCCCGGGTACCGGCGGGCCCTGGATCCGGCCGATGCCGCCCTGCTCGATGGTGAAGATCTGCCCCGGTGCGATCGGCAGCGAGGCCAGCGGGCGGACCAGGTTGCCCGGCGACACCGGCGTGTTCGAGGAGAAGGCGCGGTAGGAGTCCTGCCAGCGGATCTCGTTGGACGTGCCGATGGCGGCGCGCTGGAACCAGATCGTCGGCAGGGCGCTGCGGATGGCGGTCTTGACGGCTCGGAAGCCGTAGAGCCGGAAGCCCCCGGCGTGCAGTTCGCGGACCGTCTCCTCGGTGGCGGTCACGGTGAGCGTGCCGGTGTCCTCGGGTGCTGCGTTCATGATGGGAAGCCTCTGTTCTGCCTGTCGGTAGGTCGATCGGTAGATCGATCGGTAGGTCTGTCGGTGTGCGGGGGCGCGGGGCCGCGCGTTCGCACGGCCCCGCGCGCTATCGCGACTACCGGCCGGCCGCCTGGAGCTCGCGCTGCTTCGATCGCATGTACGACGCGTTCAGCTGCGAGGAGGGCCGCTGGATCAGCAGGTTCTGCAGAGCGGTGCCGGACGGCACCATCCGCAGCCACCCGGCCGTGGTCGGCCCCCAGCTCTTGTTGATGTCGAAGGTCACGTCGCGACTCGGGTCGTCGGTGAGGTCGATGAGCGCACCTTCGCTGAACGACTGCGAGATGATCGTTCCGGTGTTCACCGGTTCGTTGGCGAACATCAGCAGCACCTTCTGGATGGGCTTGATGGTGAGCGTGTTCTTGCCGAACAGCGGCAGCGCGCACAACGGCACGAACGTCCCGTTCTGCATCTGCGACAGGCCCGCGGTGTACTGCGTGGTGGTCGTGTTCTCCACGTACACCGGCTTCAGCCCGTCGGGCTGCCCGGTGACCTCGCCGGTGTTGGCGGTGAGCACCTTCAGGGTCTGGCCCAGGGCGATGGGGTAGGACCCGCTGGCGGTGATCCGGCCGCCGGAGATGATCTCAGAGGTCGAGCAGTACGCCTTGTACTGCTCCTGCCAGTCCACCGAGGTGTCCGGGCCGTACGTCGAGGAGCGGAACCAGACGACCGGCAGGCCGCTGGTGATGCTGGACTGGACGGCCTTGAACGCGTAGAGGTAGAAGCCGTTGTCCTTCAGCTTCTGCGCGGTGCTGTCCGTCATGCCGATGTTGATGCTGTAGTCGGTGGGGGCGGCCCCGGCTCCGACCTCGGCGCTGTCGGCGTTGGCGTTGGCGTCGACGTCGGTCGATCGCAGTTCGGTGACGCTGGTCATCTGAGCGGTCCTTTCGAGGGTGGAGATGGAGGCCGAGGCCCGGGCGGCGGATCGGCCCAGGTACGTCAGCGCGGTCCTCCAGACGATGTCCTGCCAGTTCTGCGGCAGCGTCCGGCTGCCGTTGAACCAGTACCTGTTGCAGGTGCCGCTGTTGTAGCCCATCGCGCGGGGGCTCAACGGGTACGCGATGGCGAACCCGATGAAGTTCTCGGTGACCCCGCCCAGCAGGTCGATGAGTTGTCGATGCAGCGGGATGCCGCCGGTGGTGGTGCGCAGCGGCTGGTGTTCCTGTCCGTTCAGCCTGGGCAGCCGCCCCCGCCAGCGGGCGGTCGCGTCGAACGAGCCGGGGAAGAGGAAGACCCGGCCCGGCTGGACCAGACCGTAGACCGGGCTCAACCACGCCTGGACGGTCATCACGGCGGTCACGCCGAACTCGGCGCTGTTGTCCTCCTCGCCGAGCAACTCGTAGTTGTCGACGGATTCGTCGTCTATCTCCGTCGTGGCCGGCTCCGGCGGAGGGTCCGTCGAGACATGCTGTGTTTCGGCGGCTTCCTCCAGTTCGAAACCTTGCAGGAAGTCCACCGGCTCGGGTTCGCCGGGATCTGGCGTGGCGCTTGGCGCCCGCACATCTGACTGGCTCATAGCGGTTCCTCAATGGGAGTGGTCTGCCCCGGGCGTGCTATGCGGTGCCCGGGTGGTCGTATGTGCGACCACGAACACTCTTCGTCGCTCTGAGGTGCCCGGCGACCGGGGTGACTCCGTTCGGGGTAACGCAGCATATTCATGCGCACTCGTAAGAGCTTTTCGAGCCGGAATTGCCTCGGAGAAACAGGGTGGATTCCGGTTGCGTGGCAATGGGAATTCGCAGATGGTGATGATGAAGAACCGTCCGAGGGAAACCCCGTCCGCAGCCCGCTCCGACCGATTCTGACCCCTGATAATCCACCGATATCTCGGGCTTGAGGGGTCAGAACCGTGACCGGAGACCGGGGAGGATCATCTGATGAACGCCCACGCCGCTGCCGCACCCCGGGGGTCCGGGGGGCTCGGGGCGCCCGGCGCGCCCGGCGCACTCGATGTGCCCGGCGCACCCGGAGCACCGGACCGCGAGGCCGCCGCGGTCTTCGACGTGACGACCGAGGCGATGCTGGCCGAGCTGGACGCCGCGAGCGACGCCCACGCCGCGGCCCTGCGTCCGCCGAACACCGTCCGCGGCTACGCCGACGACTGGCGCACCTGGTGCGAGTACGCGGCGGCCGGCGGCATCCCGGTCCTGGCGGCCCGGCGCGGCACGCTGCGGGGATTCGTCCGCTGGCTCTGGACGGAGAAGGCCGCCGCTCCGACGACGGTGCACCGGCGCCTGACCGGCACCGTGGCCACGTTGCGTCGCGAGCACCGCGTGCTGGTCGATCCCGCTGACGTCACCGCCGCGCGCGAGCTGCTCCGCGATCTGGTCCGTGCCGCCGGCTCCACGCGGGCCCCGAAGCGTGGCCGCGGTCGGGCCGTGCCGCTGCTGCCGGCCGACTTGCGCGCGATGAGCGCCGCCTGTCCCGACACGCTGGCCGGCAAGCGTGACCGCGCGTTGCTGCTGCTGAACTTCGCCGTCACCGGGCGCCGTGCCGAGATCGCGGGGCTGCTCGTCCGCGATGTCAGCACCGACCCCGCCGGGCTCCTGGTCGACATCCGCGCGACCAAGACCAACCCGCGTACCGTGGCCGTCTTCCGCGGATCCAACCCGGTCACGTGCGCTGTGACCGCCTGGCATTCCTGGTACGAGGCGGCGGGTCTCGGGGCCGATACGCAGGGCCCGGCGTTCCGCCGTATAGACCGCCACGGTCGGCTTCTCGCCGACGGCCTGTCTCCGGCGGCCGTCGGCGAGCTGCTGGCGCGCGCTGCCGTGCGCGCCGGTATCGGAGCCGCCCTCGGGGCGTAGA contains:
- a CDS encoding integrase yields the protein MNAHAAAAPRGSGGLGAPGAPGALDVPGAPGAPDREAAAVFDVTTEAMLAELDAASDAHAAALRPPNTVRGYADDWRTWCEYAAAGGIPVLAARRGTLRGFVRWLWTEKAAAPTTVHRRLTGTVATLRREHRVLVDPADVTAARELLRDLVRAAGSTRAPKRGRGRAVPLLPADLRAMSAACPDTLAGKRDRALLLLNFAVTGRRAEIAGLLVRDVSTDPAGLLVDIRATKTNPRTVAVFRGSNPVTCAVTAWHSWYEAAGLGADTQGPAFRRIDRHGRLLADGLSPAAVGELLARAAVRAGIGAALGA
- a CDS encoding EF-hand domain-containing protein; the encoded protein is MDHHPQAAARVEHVFDLFDTDGNGFIEAADIELMTNRVVAAATGSGEDAKDGIRAAFARYWSTMAAELDANGDGRISVEEFRSFVLSPERFGAAVEQFAEALSALGDPDGDGLIERPVFEALMKAIGFGHENLHALFDSFEPDAQDLIEVEVWRAAIVEFYEPDNGDTRGNHLIPAQQR
- a CDS encoding (5-formylfuran-3-yl)methyl phosphate synthase, giving the protein MLLLISPADVEEARDCAKAARFLDIVDVKKPDEGSLGANYPWVIREIRDAVPADKPVSATVGDVPYKPGTVAQAALGAAVSGATYIKVGLYGCTTPDQAITVMRGVVRAVKDHRPDALVVASGYADAHRIGCVNPLALPDIAARSGSDAAMLDTAVKDGTRLFDHVPPELCAEFVRRAHGAGLLAALAGSVRADDLGTLTGIGTDIVGVRGAVCERGDRTTGRIQPHLVAAFRAEMDRHRQEQTTLAAGI